The following proteins come from a genomic window of Paenibacillus swuensis:
- a CDS encoding DEAD/DEAH box helicase: MNRLTGKVASMEEWIEVIRNTPKIMTNVTHWHTIPPRDAKYASFPLDLHPDLASALTDRGVVKLYTHQEASYREVRGGRHVVTVTPTASGKTLCYNLPVVQRIMEDESARALYLFPTKALAQDQVAELHELVNEMGADIKTHTYDGDTPPTVRQAIRNAGHIVVTNPDMLHSAILPHHTKWVKLFENIKYIVIDEVHSYRGVFGSHVANVIRRLKRICRFYGSAPQFICASATIENPKEHAEKLIGEKVSLVNTNGAPAGEKHFVFYNPPVVNQQLGIRKSSVLETRRLAGSLLKQGIQTIVFARSRVRVELLLTYLQDTVKHELGAKSIRGYRGGYLPKLRREIERGLRSGEIRGVVSTNALELGIDIGQLQACVLNGYPGTIASTWQQSGRAGRRKDSSVTFMVASSNPLDQYIIQNPDYFFEKPPERALIHPDNLIILIDHIKCAAYELPFEQGEFFGDEPLEDVLEFLTEEKILHHVNQRWYWMEQSFPAHNISLRSAAQENFIIIDMTAGPKVIGETDRFSAPTLIHEEAIYIHEGVQYQVEKLDYDEKKAYVREVRVDYYTDASLAVQLKVLHVDKEKQGGMLVRQYGEVTVNAKPTIFKKIRLRTHENIGSGPIHLPEEELHTSSYWFSFSEEVAANKSTNEMQFALLGIANVLIHIAPLYLMCDPMDICVVPQVKAIHTKLPTVFFYDRYPGGIGLSERLYEVHDQLLEQAQGLIQGCACLSGCPACVGPIEEVGLLGKQQALKLLADARAGR, encoded by the coding sequence ATGAATCGGTTAACAGGTAAGGTCGCTTCCATGGAAGAATGGATTGAAGTTATCCGCAACACACCTAAAATAATGACTAACGTGACACACTGGCACACGATCCCCCCGCGCGACGCGAAATACGCATCATTTCCATTGGATCTGCATCCGGATTTAGCTTCGGCATTAACGGATCGCGGTGTCGTTAAATTATATACGCATCAGGAAGCATCCTACAGGGAAGTTCGGGGAGGCAGGCATGTTGTGACGGTTACACCCACGGCTTCCGGCAAGACCCTGTGTTACAATCTTCCCGTCGTGCAACGGATTATGGAAGATGAAAGCGCAAGAGCGCTGTATTTGTTTCCGACCAAAGCGCTGGCTCAGGATCAGGTCGCTGAGCTGCATGAACTGGTCAACGAGATGGGTGCGGATATCAAGACGCATACCTATGACGGCGATACGCCGCCGACGGTTCGCCAAGCGATTCGTAACGCGGGACATATCGTTGTGACCAATCCGGATATGTTACACTCTGCGATTTTGCCTCATCATACCAAATGGGTTAAACTGTTTGAGAATATAAAGTACATCGTTATTGACGAAGTGCATTCCTATCGCGGGGTGTTCGGCAGCCACGTTGCGAATGTCATACGCCGACTGAAGCGTATATGCCGATTTTACGGGTCGGCGCCGCAATTTATTTGCGCCTCCGCAACAATTGAGAACCCGAAAGAACACGCTGAGAAGTTAATTGGTGAAAAGGTTTCTCTGGTCAATACGAACGGAGCTCCGGCCGGGGAGAAGCACTTTGTGTTCTACAATCCGCCTGTAGTAAACCAGCAGCTAGGCATTCGCAAGAGCAGTGTGCTGGAAACACGTCGACTGGCCGGCTCCTTGTTGAAACAAGGCATTCAGACGATTGTATTCGCTCGAAGCCGTGTGCGGGTAGAGCTCTTATTGACCTATCTGCAAGATACGGTCAAGCATGAGCTGGGCGCGAAGTCCATTCGCGGATACCGCGGCGGATATTTGCCCAAGCTGCGGCGTGAGATTGAGCGCGGACTCCGAAGCGGGGAAATTCGCGGCGTTGTGAGCACGAATGCCCTGGAGCTCGGGATCGACATCGGACAGCTGCAGGCTTGTGTGCTGAACGGATACCCGGGTACGATCGCGAGTACCTGGCAGCAATCCGGCCGCGCCGGTCGCCGGAAGGACAGCTCGGTCACGTTCATGGTGGCAAGCAGTAATCCGCTGGATCAGTACATTATCCAGAACCCGGATTATTTCTTTGAAAAGCCGCCGGAGCGGGCATTGATCCATCCGGATAATCTAATTATACTCATCGACCATATCAAGTGCGCCGCATATGAATTACCATTCGAGCAAGGCGAATTTTTCGGGGATGAGCCTCTGGAGGATGTGCTTGAATTTCTGACAGAGGAGAAAATTCTTCACCATGTGAACCAACGATGGTATTGGATGGAACAGTCTTTTCCAGCCCACAACATTTCGTTACGTTCCGCCGCGCAGGAGAATTTCATCATCATTGATATGACCGCCGGACCGAAAGTAATCGGGGAGACAGACCGTTTCAGCGCTCCGACGCTGATTCACGAAGAAGCGATATATATTCACGAAGGCGTACAATATCAAGTGGAGAAGTTGGATTACGATGAGAAGAAAGCGTATGTACGCGAAGTGAGAGTAGATTATTATACAGACGCTTCGCTTGCCGTACAGCTTAAGGTATTGCATGTCGACAAGGAGAAACAAGGCGGAATGTTGGTTAGGCAATACGGGGAAGTGACGGTGAACGCCAAGCCTACGATCTTCAAGAAGATTCGACTGAGAACCCATGAGAATATCGGTTCCGGTCCAATCCATCTGCCAGAAGAAGAACTGCATACAAGTTCTTACTGGTTTTCGTTCAGCGAAGAAGTAGCGGCCAACAAGTCAACGAATGAGATGCAGTTTGCACTGCTCGGCATTGCGAATGTGTTGATCCATATCGCTCCGTTGTATTTAATGTGCGATCCTATGGATATATGTGTGGTTCCGCAAGTGAAAGCCATCCATACGAAGCTTCCGACCGTTTTCTTCTATGACCGTTATCCCGGAGGAATCGGTCTGAGCGAGCGTCTTTACGAAGTGCATGACCAGCTGTTGGAGCAGGCGCAAGGTTTAATTCAAGGCTGTGCCTGTCTCAGCGGGTGTCCTGCTTGCGTGGGTCCGATTGAGGAAGTCGGACTGCTGGGCAAGCAACAAGCATTAAAGCTCCTGGCGGACGCGAGGGCAGGTCGATGA